From Actinosynnema mirum DSM 43827, a single genomic window includes:
- a CDS encoding SDR family oxidoreductase has translation MPNAIDLTLPDLTGRRALVTGASDGVGLGIAARLAAAGAEVLLPVRNQRKGEAALAEIRERAPGATASLRPLDLSSLDSVAALGEALRAEGRPIHLLVNNAGVMTPPERQTTADGFELQLGTNHLGHFALVAHLMPLLRAGRARVTTQLSVAANQGAINWADLNWERSYSGRRAYSQSKIAAGLFGLELARRSRAGGWGVTSTLSHPGIAPTSLLAARPELGRSGDTAGRRLIRLLASTGLLVGTPDTAGLPALLAATTPDPAPFYGPGGPGNLGGPPVAQELYSRLRDKDDEARRVWEVSEELTRVSFAHV, from the coding sequence GTGCCGAACGCCATCGACCTCACCCTCCCCGACCTCACCGGACGGCGCGCCCTCGTCACCGGGGCGAGCGACGGCGTCGGCCTGGGCATCGCCGCCAGGCTCGCGGCGGCGGGCGCCGAGGTGCTGCTGCCCGTCCGCAACCAGCGCAAGGGCGAGGCCGCGCTCGCCGAGATCCGCGAGCGGGCCCCCGGCGCCACCGCCTCCCTGCGCCCGCTCGACCTGTCCTCCCTGGACTCGGTCGCCGCGCTCGGCGAGGCGCTGCGCGCCGAGGGCAGGCCGATCCACCTCCTGGTCAACAACGCGGGCGTGATGACCCCACCCGAGCGGCAGACCACCGCCGACGGCTTCGAGCTCCAGCTCGGCACCAACCACCTGGGCCACTTCGCCCTGGTCGCCCACCTGATGCCGCTGCTCAGGGCCGGGCGGGCGCGGGTGACCACGCAGCTGAGCGTCGCGGCGAACCAGGGCGCGATCAACTGGGCCGACCTGAACTGGGAGCGCTCGTACAGCGGGCGGCGCGCCTACAGCCAGTCGAAGATCGCGGCAGGGCTGTTCGGCCTGGAGCTGGCCAGGCGCAGCCGCGCGGGCGGCTGGGGCGTGACCAGCACCCTGTCCCACCCCGGCATCGCACCCACGAGCCTGCTGGCCGCGCGCCCCGAACTGGGCCGGTCGGGCGACACGGCGGGCAGGCGCCTGATCCGCCTGCTGGCGTCCACCGGCCTGCTCGTCGGCACCCCGGACACGGCGGGCCTGCCCGCGCTCCTCGCCGCGACCACCCCGGACCCCGCGCCCTTCTACGGCCCCGGCGGCCCCGGCAACCTCGGCGGCCCACCCGTCGCGCAGGAGCTGTACTCGCGCCTGCGCGACAAGGACGACGAGGCCCGGCGGGTGTGGGAGGTGTCGGAGGAGCTGACTCGGGTGAGCTTCGCGCACGTGTGA